The genomic window CTATTTTATGGTAACTGCCTTTCAGGAGGCTTTCTTTCCGGATATAGGAATGCATACGGAGTAGCGCAAAGGTATATAGCGATTAAAAATAGCAAGTCTACCAACTTCATCAACCGGTCAAAGATTAACAAACTACACTTTATTAGCTAATTTCGAAAAGTTCCAACTACTTCCATTCATTCTTTTTTCTAAACCTTATATTTGACTTGCATTTAATTTGAAAAAATCGTTCTATGCCTCAAATGAAATGGGAGCAACTACTCTCTTTAAAAAGACAAGGAGATACACAAAAAAGAATCCGTAAAGAACAGGATGAAACCCGATTGGGGTTTGAGGTAGATTATGACCGTATTATTTTTTCTTCCGCGTTTAGGAGTTTACAGGACAAAACCCAGGTAATCCCCCTGTCTAAAACCAGTTTTGTACATACCCGGCTTACCCATAGTTTAGAAGTTTCCGTAGTAGGGCGCTCCCTAGGTCGTTTAGCCGGAAAACAAATTTTAGAAAAACATCCGCAACTTTCCGAAATCCATGGGTATCAGTTTAATGATTTTGGAGCAATTGTAGCGGCAGCGGCTTTAGCGCATGATATTGGAAATCCACCTTTTGGGCATTCCGGTGAAAAAGCAATAGGCGAATATTTTAAAAATGGGGCAGGTAAAAAATATAAAGACCAATTAACATCAGAACAATATCAGGATTTAATTTCTTTTGAAGGAAATGCTAACGGCTTTAAAATATTAACCGAATCCAGAGAAGGCATTGAGGGCGGACTACGTTTATCGTATGCAACCCTGGGTGCATTTACTAAATATCCTAAAGCGTCTTTACCTTATAAACCTACCCATCATATTGCCCATAAAAAATACGGATACTTTCAGTCTGAAGAAGAACAATTTACAGACGTAGCTCAAGAAACCGGTTTGCTACTGCATAAGATAGATAATGCCTCAACTTATAGCCGACACCCCTTAACCTTTCTGGTAGAAGCAGCTGATGATATTTGCTATACCATTATTGATTTTGAAGACGGGATTAACCTGGGGTTAATTGATGAAGAATATGCGCTGGAATATTTAATAAAACTGGTTAAAAATTCGATTAATACTAAGAAATATGGTAAACTCAATACCACTGCTGATCGGTTAAGCTATTTAAGGGCGTTGGCAATCAATACTTTAATACAGGAGGCAACGGATACTTTTATAAAATATGAAGAAGAGATTCTATCCGGAACTTTTGCCACTGCTTTACTCGACAAAAGTGAATATCAAGCCCAAATAGAGGATATTTTAAAAACCAGTATTAAAGAAATTTATGAAAGTCCTGAAGTGCTGGAAAAAGAAATTGCCGGATATGAAATTTTACAAACACTATTAGACTGCTATTGTACTGCTGCTGATAATTATACTATAAACGAGTGTACAAACTACGACAAGCTTATCTTAAAATCCGAAAAAGACTGCTTTACTTATCAGTCCCTGGACCTTTATACCCGTTTGATTAGTATTTGTAAATACGTAGCCAGTCTTACGGATGGTAATGCGGTTCTAAAATTTC from Aquimarina sp. ERC-38 includes these protein-coding regions:
- the dgt gene encoding dGTP triphosphohydrolase: MKWEQLLSLKRQGDTQKRIRKEQDETRLGFEVDYDRIIFSSAFRSLQDKTQVIPLSKTSFVHTRLTHSLEVSVVGRSLGRLAGKQILEKHPQLSEIHGYQFNDFGAIVAAAALAHDIGNPPFGHSGEKAIGEYFKNGAGKKYKDQLTSEQYQDLISFEGNANGFKILTESREGIEGGLRLSYATLGAFTKYPKASLPYKPTHHIAHKKYGYFQSEEEQFTDVAQETGLLLHKIDNASTYSRHPLTFLVEAADDICYTIIDFEDGINLGLIDEEYALEYLIKLVKNSINTKKYGKLNTTADRLSYLRALAINTLIQEATDTFIKYEEEILSGTFATALLDKSEYQAQIEDILKTSIKEIYESPEVLEKEIAGYEILQTLLDCYCTAADNYTINECTNYDKLILKSEKDCFTYQSLDLYTRLISICKYVASLTDGNAVLKFQKIKGTSVAK